From Planctomycetia bacterium, the proteins below share one genomic window:
- a CDS encoding maltotransferase domain-containing protein produces the protein MKRLDNYSSDGRSRVLIEAVSPRVDDGRFPVKRVVGDVVEVRARIFTDGHDLIQARLRFRHEDEAKWTECSMSPESNDWWNGRFEVGRLGAYRFSIEAWIDRFGSWRRDLMKRLNAEQPVDVELLQAHERSDEHHRDSGQP, from the coding sequence ATGAAACGCCTGGATAACTATTCGTCCGATGGACGCAGCCGCGTGTTGATCGAAGCAGTGTCGCCGCGGGTCGACGACGGTCGATTTCCCGTCAAGCGTGTCGTCGGCGACGTCGTCGAGGTCCGAGCGCGCATTTTTACGGACGGCCATGATTTGATTCAGGCGAGACTTAGGTTTCGTCACGAGGATGAGGCAAAATGGACGGAGTGTTCAATGTCGCCCGAGTCCAACGACTGGTGGAATGGTCGCTTCGAGGTGGGGCGATTGGGGGCTTACCGCTTCTCGATTGAAGCTTGGATCGACCGATTCGGTTCGTGGCGGCGGGACTTAATGAAGCGCCTCAATGCGGAACAACCGGTCGACGTGGAGCTCCTCCAAGCGCACGAAAGATCTGACGAACATCATCGTGACAGTGGTCAACCTTGA
- a CDS encoding MarR family transcriptional regulator, whose product MSENRNGGDSKFERRMLAALRRIVHAIDLHSRELLEQFEVTAPQLVCLHVLAGDGELSSRALAAKVHVNPSTIVGILDRLQKKGFVQRRRDERDRRTVFVGLTAKGTAFVRQAPSPLQASLLDRTRGLSVAKQRSLAESLEEIVKLMQADELEDMPVLASSRYAKRRSR is encoded by the coding sequence GTGTCCGAGAATCGAAATGGGGGCGATTCAAAGTTTGAGCGCCGCATGTTGGCGGCGCTGCGACGCATCGTTCATGCCATCGATCTGCACTCGCGCGAGCTGTTGGAGCAGTTCGAAGTGACCGCCCCGCAGCTGGTGTGCTTGCACGTGTTGGCTGGCGACGGAGAGCTAAGTTCTCGCGCTTTGGCCGCGAAGGTTCACGTAAACCCCAGTACGATCGTCGGTATCCTTGATCGACTGCAGAAGAAAGGCTTCGTTCAACGTCGACGAGACGAGCGCGACCGCCGAACCGTTTTTGTCGGTCTCACTGCCAAGGGTACCGCTTTTGTCCGACAGGCTCCGTCTCCTCTTCAAGCGTCGCTCCTGGATCGTACTCGAGGGCTGTCAGTCGCAAAACAACGGAGTCTAGCTGAGTCGCTGGAAGAAATCGTCAAGTTGATGCAGGCGGATGAGTTGGAGGACATGCCCGTTCTGGCGTCGTCGAGATACGCCAAGCGCAGGAGTCGCTAG